In Rhodothermus marinus DSM 4252, a single genomic region encodes these proteins:
- a CDS encoding YebC/PmpR family DNA-binding transcriptional regulator, translated as MAGHNKWSKVKRQKAVVDARKSKIWARLSRDIIVAAREGGGDPEANPRLAQAIERARAENMPKENIERAIKRGTGEIQGEDYVEVTYEGYAPGGVAVFIEALTDNTNRTVSEIRHLFTKAGGSLGQPGSVAYLFERKGVIEIPVEGHDELELFELVAEAGAEDLTKDDDTFVVTTPVETFSDVLEALRSAGIEPVEAGLQRVPTTTVTLPPEEAKKVVALLEALEAHQDVQNVYTTLNFDEATLAAIS; from the coding sequence ATGGCCGGACACAATAAATGGTCGAAGGTCAAGCGTCAGAAAGCGGTTGTCGATGCGCGCAAGTCGAAGATCTGGGCGCGGCTGTCGCGCGACATCATCGTAGCGGCCCGCGAAGGCGGTGGCGATCCGGAGGCCAACCCGCGTCTGGCCCAGGCCATCGAGCGGGCCCGGGCCGAAAACATGCCCAAAGAAAACATCGAGCGGGCCATCAAACGCGGCACCGGCGAGATCCAGGGCGAGGATTACGTCGAGGTCACCTACGAGGGCTACGCGCCCGGTGGCGTGGCGGTCTTCATCGAAGCGCTGACGGACAACACGAACCGGACCGTCTCGGAAATCCGCCACCTGTTCACCAAGGCGGGCGGTAGCCTGGGCCAGCCCGGCTCGGTGGCCTACCTGTTCGAGCGCAAAGGCGTGATCGAAATTCCGGTCGAGGGCCACGACGAGCTGGAGCTGTTCGAGCTGGTGGCCGAGGCCGGCGCCGAGGACCTGACGAAAGACGACGACACGTTTGTGGTCACCACGCCGGTCGAGACCTTCTCCGACGTGCTGGAGGCGCTGCGCAGCGCCGGCATCGAGCCCGTCGAGGCGGGGCTGCAGCGCGTGCCCACCACCACGGTGACGCTGCCGCCCGAGGAGGCCAAAAAAGTCGTGGCGCTGCTCGAGGCGCTCGAGGCGCACCAGGACGTGCAGAACGTCTACACCACGCTCAACTTCGACGAGGCCACCCTTGCCGCCATCTCCTGA
- a CDS encoding TonB-dependent receptor, with amino-acid sequence MVSGLEGFRKRSARWWGVLGLLVLLPTGVVAQNVGRIAGVVTDATTGDPLPGVNVTIEGTTLGAASDIDGQYYILNVPPGRYTVRASMIGYQPVVVENVVVHADRTTELNFALQEATVEIGEIVVQAVRPDVERDKTSTSQIVRFDEVQAIPGIRDIGDVLTLAADVIDGHFRGGRQGEEYYTLQGMGIVNPLDNSSAFMPIMSAVEEVEVITSGFSARYGNAQSGVVRISMKEGSRTHWSTRIDSRFRAPGRKHFGPSVFDPEANPYLKLLYYNEGNIWLTGDPGSDTPQPFYGAMASGLTSYFAGDTLAQLAMARALYEQMRRDINRKYGDEIDYQLELATGGPINERMRMFMALGIRKEWPFLPTENPDVEYQAMGNVVVDVTQNTTFRLSGGMAHQRNNVFPGRNSVSGYQRWLWDRIVGIEDRRRTNVQLGGRFTHVLSPSTYYELQLSTLHTFDEIGSAPTPPVLPDTVDLNWAVGTLSWPNNNSPDGINYQVGNDLFQREKTRTISFEGSFTSQVTPAHLVQGGVQINSYLIDVSNFINVRSTRYEENYRARPFEGAVYLQDKMEFEGLIANVGLRLDVWYSGMDYYVDLFEPFGKPDSVGRFDPGKGVREKPPVHVRLQPRLGISFPISSTTVFHLNYGSFMQRPSFQYIVSRQIGQLRNEPIYLGNPRLRPETTNSYDVGFVQALGGGFTLDVSGYYKDVKNLVQQADFIDDRAGYQVSSYFNLDYADIRGFRIALTKRRGSFTGAINYQYSHATGKSPTATAATPIFNRDTLGVVTTDLTNVPTRDILLDFDRRHNLIVTATYATGANWGPRIFGKYVLNNMTFSVYSTLRSGRPYTSPSDLRRINAKSTPAEYNTDLKISKRFRNFFGASASFYFEVFNLFNNKILNYSYLFRRPTPTNPNLPLQYYEQYGIDDRENGVRYWWDKGRQGPFAVDQSFLIYSNEPRSYHFGMILEF; translated from the coding sequence ATGGTAAGCGGACTGGAAGGCTTCCGGAAACGGTCGGCCCGGTGGTGGGGCGTGCTGGGACTGCTCGTGCTGTTGCCGACGGGCGTCGTCGCGCAGAACGTGGGACGTATCGCGGGCGTGGTGACCGATGCGACTACCGGTGACCCGTTGCCCGGCGTGAACGTGACGATCGAGGGGACGACGCTGGGAGCGGCCTCCGACATCGACGGCCAGTATTACATTCTCAACGTGCCGCCCGGACGCTACACGGTGCGGGCCAGCATGATCGGCTATCAGCCCGTCGTGGTCGAAAACGTGGTGGTGCATGCCGACCGGACCACCGAACTGAACTTCGCGCTGCAGGAAGCGACCGTCGAGATCGGCGAGATCGTGGTGCAGGCGGTACGGCCGGACGTGGAGCGCGACAAGACCTCGACCAGTCAGATCGTACGCTTCGACGAAGTGCAGGCCATCCCAGGCATCCGGGACATCGGCGATGTGCTGACGCTGGCGGCCGACGTCATCGACGGACACTTCCGGGGCGGACGTCAGGGCGAGGAATACTATACGCTCCAGGGCATGGGGATCGTCAATCCCCTCGACAATTCCTCCGCCTTCATGCCGATCATGAGCGCGGTGGAAGAAGTGGAGGTGATCACCAGCGGCTTCAGCGCGCGCTATGGGAATGCGCAGTCCGGCGTGGTGCGCATCTCCATGAAAGAGGGAAGCCGGACCCACTGGTCGACGCGCATCGACTCGCGCTTTCGGGCGCCCGGCCGCAAGCACTTCGGCCCGAGCGTCTTCGATCCCGAGGCCAATCCCTATCTGAAGCTGCTCTACTACAACGAAGGCAACATCTGGCTGACCGGCGATCCCGGGTCCGATACGCCGCAGCCTTTCTACGGAGCGATGGCCTCCGGGCTGACCAGCTATTTCGCCGGAGATACGCTGGCGCAACTGGCCATGGCGCGGGCGCTGTACGAGCAGATGCGTCGGGATATAAACCGGAAGTACGGCGACGAGATCGACTACCAGCTCGAGCTGGCTACCGGCGGGCCGATCAACGAGCGCATGCGCATGTTCATGGCGCTCGGCATACGAAAAGAATGGCCGTTTCTGCCCACGGAAAATCCTGACGTCGAATACCAGGCCATGGGCAACGTGGTGGTGGATGTGACGCAGAACACCACGTTTCGGCTCAGTGGGGGCATGGCGCACCAGCGAAACAACGTGTTTCCGGGCCGAAACAGCGTGAGCGGCTACCAGCGCTGGCTGTGGGATCGCATTGTGGGCATCGAGGACCGGCGGCGCACCAACGTCCAGCTCGGCGGTCGCTTTACGCATGTGTTGAGCCCCAGCACCTATTACGAACTGCAACTCAGCACGCTGCACACCTTCGATGAGATCGGATCGGCCCCCACGCCCCCGGTGTTGCCCGATACGGTCGATCTCAACTGGGCGGTCGGAACCCTCTCCTGGCCCAATAACAACTCTCCCGACGGCATCAACTATCAAGTGGGCAACGATCTGTTTCAGCGAGAAAAAACGCGCACCATTTCCTTCGAGGGATCTTTCACCAGTCAGGTGACGCCCGCCCATCTGGTGCAGGGAGGCGTGCAGATCAACAGCTACCTGATCGATGTGTCCAATTTTATCAATGTACGCTCGACAAGGTATGAAGAAAACTATCGGGCCAGACCCTTCGAAGGCGCCGTATATCTTCAGGACAAAATGGAATTTGAAGGGCTCATCGCCAACGTAGGATTGCGCCTGGATGTGTGGTACTCCGGCATGGACTATTATGTGGATCTTTTCGAGCCGTTCGGGAAGCCGGATTCTGTAGGCAGGTTTGATCCGGGGAAGGGGGTTCGTGAGAAACCTCCGGTACATGTGCGCCTGCAGCCACGGCTGGGCATTTCGTTTCCGATTTCGTCCACCACCGTGTTTCATCTGAACTACGGTTCGTTCATGCAGCGCCCCTCGTTCCAGTACATCGTGTCGCGTCAGATCGGGCAACTGCGAAACGAGCCGATTTATCTGGGCAACCCCCGCCTGCGGCCGGAAACCACGAACAGCTACGATGTGGGCTTTGTGCAGGCGCTGGGCGGCGGCTTTACCCTGGACGTGAGTGGATACTACAAAGACGTCAAAAACCTGGTCCAGCAGGCAGATTTCATCGACGATCGGGCCGGCTATCAGGTCAGTTCGTATTTCAACCTGGACTATGCGGATATCCGCGGCTTTCGCATCGCGCTGACGAAGCGGCGGGGTTCGTTCACCGGCGCCATCAACTACCAGTACAGTCACGCCACAGGAAAGAGTCCCACCGCTACGGCCGCCACGCCGATTTTCAACCGGGACACGCTGGGCGTGGTGACCACCGATCTGACCAACGTCCCCACGCGCGATATTCTGCTCGACTTTGACCGGCGTCACAACCTGATCGTCACGGCTACCTATGCGACCGGAGCAAACTGGGGACCCAGAATTTTTGGAAAATATGTACTGAATAATATGACATTTTCTGTGTATTCTACGTTGCGAAGTGGCAGGCCCTATACATCTCCATCGGACCTTCGCCGTATTAATGCAAAGAGCACCCCTGCTGAGTACAATACGGATCTTAAAATCAGCAAGAGATTTCGGAATTTCTTCGGGGCTTCTGCTTCCTTCTATTTTGAGGTATTCAATCTGTTCAATAACAAAATATTGAACTACAGCTACCTCTTCCGCAGGCCTACGCCGACCAACCCGAATTTGCCGTTGCAATACTATGAACAATATGGTATCGACGACAGGGAAAACGGCGTGCGGTACTGGTGGGACAAAGGGCGGCAGGGGCCGTTCGCCGTCGATCAATCCTTCCTGATCTACAGCAATGAGCCGCGCTCTTACCATTTCGGGATGATTCTGGAATTCTAA
- a CDS encoding PorV/PorQ family protein — translation MRIHIALMALCFAGLSMLGADNVRAQKVGSTSMQFLKVMPSARGTAVGEAYSVWAAGAEAVFWNPGGLADVGRHEFSLTYVDWLFDARQGAFAYALSLGNFGVLGLQIQYVDFGVFEETTNELPYIIDPERPGMTGRTFRPYGYLVGISYGRYLTDRFSLGLSAKYAYESLFSEKTVENVMIRQGVYDNVKTWASGILFDFGLRYNTGFRTVQIASAVQNFGPDVRYAVESYPVPLLFRVGIAADLWGPVGLLQGGQETHRLRAAFDIFHPNDYAQQFHMGFEYEFMNILALRGGYKFNYDSDGLTLGAGLNYSIGGVQIAMDYSYGSMGAYLESVQRISLRVVVP, via the coding sequence ATGCGGATTCACATAGCGCTCATGGCCCTGTGCTTTGCGGGCCTGTCGATGCTCGGGGCCGACAACGTACGGGCGCAGAAGGTGGGCAGCACTTCCATGCAGTTTCTGAAGGTGATGCCCTCGGCCCGGGGTACCGCCGTCGGCGAAGCCTACAGCGTCTGGGCTGCGGGCGCCGAGGCCGTGTTCTGGAATCCGGGCGGCCTGGCCGACGTCGGGCGGCATGAGTTTTCGCTGACCTACGTGGACTGGCTGTTCGATGCACGCCAGGGGGCGTTTGCTTATGCCCTTTCGCTGGGGAATTTCGGCGTCCTGGGCCTGCAGATTCAGTACGTGGATTTCGGTGTCTTTGAAGAGACCACCAACGAATTGCCCTACATCATCGACCCCGAGCGGCCGGGCATGACGGGGCGCACCTTCAGGCCATACGGCTATCTGGTGGGCATTTCGTACGGGCGCTACCTGACCGATCGCTTTTCGCTGGGATTGAGCGCGAAATATGCCTACGAATCGCTCTTCAGCGAGAAGACCGTCGAAAATGTAATGATTCGGCAGGGTGTCTATGACAACGTAAAGACATGGGCTTCCGGGATTCTGTTTGACTTTGGCCTGCGCTACAACACGGGTTTCCGAACGGTGCAGATCGCTTCGGCCGTGCAGAATTTCGGGCCGGATGTGCGCTACGCCGTCGAGTCCTATCCGGTCCCGCTGCTGTTCCGGGTAGGCATCGCCGCCGATCTGTGGGGCCCGGTCGGTCTGCTGCAGGGAGGACAGGAAACCCATCGCCTCCGCGCCGCCTTCGACATCTTTCATCCCAACGATTATGCACAGCAATTCCATATGGGGTTTGAATATGAATTCATGAACATTCTGGCATTGCGGGGTGGCTACAAATTCAATTACGACTCGGACGGTCTGACGCTGGGAGCGGGCCTGAATTACAGCATCGGCGGCGTTCAGATTGCCATGGATTACAGTTACGGGTCGATGGGGGCTTACCTGGAGAGTGTGCAACGGATAAGCCTGAGGGTGGTCGTACCATGA
- a CDS encoding DUF4290 domain-containing protein, with protein sequence MTYYREKIIDRQVGRNAELFAQAIARLDSPEKRYPYLRILVSLIEQAHPEWNQAPNKDRQIAQLVYLMSKGQLDMDEVAEVVRVRDEERGYFYDSERSR encoded by the coding sequence ATGACTTACTATCGCGAAAAAATCATCGACCGCCAGGTCGGGCGCAATGCGGAGTTGTTTGCGCAGGCCATTGCCCGCCTGGACTCCCCCGAAAAGCGCTATCCGTATCTGCGCATCCTGGTCAGCCTGATCGAACAGGCGCATCCCGAGTGGAATCAGGCGCCCAACAAGGATCGGCAGATCGCCCAGCTGGTCTATCTGATGAGCAAAGGCCAGCTCGACATGGACGAGGTGGCCGAAGTGGTGCGCGTCCGGGACGAGGAGCGCGGCTATTTCTACGACAGCGAACGGTCGCGCTGA
- a CDS encoding T9SS type A sorting domain-containing protein, with amino-acid sequence MRRLVTTLLMLGMGLLPTLPLKAQSAGDYRTRASGNWSQASVWERYTGATWAPATSAPTGAETITVQSTDSVYVDVAVTITGRLTNQGVVHAEEGMLTIGDGGVYQHDRDGGKIPLATWAEGSTLHLTGVETQAPADRNQPYYNIIFETPNLLSNLNMNLDEVTIGGDIRVLDTGSARWYLTTTAAYDTSEITIMGDVYVEKGAFSVQGTSNAYTTFIVHHYGNIVVTGGNFSISRGSQPGGTTTWYLYEGDFSMENATTQSSTNTPGGAKFVFARQGTQRLTLGEGNDIRALPIEVLEGTTLEMGQSRLAGEGTFYLHAGATLGTALPGGVAAIFEKVTGQVTLEDESSYAFNGTEHQETSTRMPTVVRDLIIDNPAGVTLSQETTINGVLRLKAGVFDNTIPFTLGPNGSISYEGGSLLQPVANEPIDDVPQRFVLEQNYPNPFHRTTTIRFGLPSSGYVSIKLYDLLGREVMTVLEGHQAAGFHEVTLDASRLSPGLYWYRLQSAEHVITRQLMLIK; translated from the coding sequence ATGCGACGCCTTGTTACAACGCTGTTGATGCTGGGCATGGGGCTCCTGCCGACGCTGCCGCTGAAGGCGCAGTCGGCCGGAGACTACCGGACACGCGCCAGCGGAAACTGGAGCCAGGCTTCCGTCTGGGAACGGTACACCGGCGCCACCTGGGCGCCGGCAACCAGCGCACCGACCGGAGCTGAGACGATCACGGTGCAGAGTACCGACTCGGTGTACGTGGACGTGGCCGTTACGATTACCGGGCGCCTGACCAACCAGGGCGTGGTGCATGCCGAAGAAGGCATGCTGACCATAGGCGACGGCGGCGTCTATCAGCATGATCGCGACGGCGGCAAAATTCCGCTGGCCACCTGGGCCGAGGGGTCCACGCTGCATCTGACCGGGGTGGAAACCCAGGCACCGGCAGACCGCAACCAGCCCTATTACAACATCATTTTCGAGACGCCCAATCTGCTGTCGAATCTCAACATGAACCTCGACGAGGTGACGATCGGCGGGGACATCCGGGTGCTCGACACCGGTTCGGCCCGCTGGTATCTGACCACGACCGCTGCCTACGATACCTCGGAGATCACCATCATGGGCGATGTCTATGTTGAAAAAGGGGCCTTCTCCGTCCAGGGCACCAGCAACGCCTACACGACTTTCATCGTGCACCATTACGGCAACATCGTCGTAACGGGCGGCAACTTCTCCATCAGCCGCGGTTCGCAGCCGGGCGGCACGACCACCTGGTATCTCTACGAAGGGGACTTTTCGATGGAGAATGCCACCACGCAGAGTTCCACGAATACGCCCGGCGGCGCGAAGTTCGTCTTTGCCAGGCAGGGCACGCAGCGGTTGACGCTCGGCGAGGGCAACGACATTCGGGCATTGCCGATCGAGGTGCTGGAGGGCACCACCCTGGAGATGGGCCAGAGCCGGCTGGCCGGAGAAGGGACCTTCTACCTGCATGCCGGCGCCACGCTGGGTACGGCGCTTCCCGGAGGTGTGGCGGCTATTTTTGAAAAGGTGACCGGTCAAGTAACGCTTGAAGACGAATCCAGCTATGCCTTCAACGGCACGGAGCACCAGGAGACCAGCACCCGCATGCCGACCGTCGTGCGCGATCTGATCATCGACAATCCGGCCGGCGTGACACTCTCGCAGGAGACCACGATCAACGGCGTGCTCCGGTTGAAGGCAGGGGTGTTCGACAACACGATTCCGTTCACGCTGGGGCCCAACGGGTCGATTTCCTACGAGGGAGGTAGCCTGCTGCAGCCGGTGGCCAACGAGCCGATCGATGACGTGCCGCAGCGGTTCGTGCTCGAGCAGAACTATCCGAATCCGTTCCATCGAACCACCACGATCCGGTTCGGCCTCCCCTCCAGTGGCTACGTTTCGATCAAGCTCTACGATCTACTGGGCCGGGAGGTCATGACCGTGTTGGAAGGGCATCAGGCGGCGGGCTTCCACGAGGTGACGCTCGATGCCAGCCGATTGAGTCCGGGCCTTTACTGGTACCGGCTGCAGTCCGCCGAGCACGTGATCACCCGGCAGCTGATGCTGATCAAATAA
- the ruvC gene encoding crossover junction endodeoxyribonuclease RuvC, which produces MPPSPEHADGLIILGIDPGSRHTGYGVLAVEGERARVLAVDVIHLDEQAAHPLRLLRLFEQLGAIVERYRPDECALEMPVYGRNPQSMLKLGRAQAAAMLAVLTRQIPTVEYTPKEVKKALTGRGNATKEQVRFMVQALLELPAEAARLALDASDALAVAVCHWQHRTCPHAPRRYSSWARFLREHPERLE; this is translated from the coding sequence TTGCCGCCATCTCCTGAACACGCAGACGGGCTGATCATCCTGGGGATCGATCCGGGCTCGCGCCACACCGGCTACGGCGTGCTGGCCGTCGAGGGCGAGCGGGCGCGCGTGCTGGCCGTCGATGTGATCCACCTGGACGAGCAGGCGGCGCACCCGCTCCGCCTGCTCCGGCTGTTCGAGCAGCTCGGCGCGATCGTGGAGCGCTACCGCCCCGACGAGTGCGCGCTGGAGATGCCCGTCTATGGTCGCAATCCGCAATCCATGCTGAAACTGGGACGGGCCCAGGCCGCGGCCATGCTGGCCGTGCTGACGCGCCAGATTCCCACCGTCGAATACACGCCCAAAGAAGTCAAAAAGGCGCTCACGGGACGGGGCAATGCCACCAAAGAGCAGGTGCGCTTCATGGTGCAGGCCCTGCTCGAACTGCCCGCCGAGGCGGCCCGCCTGGCGCTCGACGCCTCCGATGCGCTGGCCGTGGCGGTGTGCCACTGGCAACACCGCACGTGCCCGCACGCTCCCCGGCGCTACAGCAGCTGGGCCCGTTTCCTCCGGGAACACCCGGAGCGGCTCGAATGA
- a CDS encoding T9SS type A sorting domain-containing protein: MRSMKYIACGVLLCYLAVAQVAAQERQWQVHRRGLLHQTVFNTGELGRPYSAGGTVPEGRPSLEWPPNSRLILERRNYPGHHNSFGSGIWLAATTPSGRQYAFCGAVSNTSGEPVPVVGVYSFPLEIRRIENYPVLASGELNPAYNPDEAEEIIISRWDTPVGIRVTRTSRAWSYPGYDSFIIYEYEFQNVTLDTLKDVFITFAETFGPSMFGWQRNFGVWSEASLRGQPPAGTGDVFARFDLKRWLSYVHTRDGFPEPFYFEQWAQPGDRGGLNAPQAVGLMVLHYDYEHLATRNQTQQVFLVPADSAGMWDENGKAKQPFMLRYENGNLYETKIGPWMDPLLRRKTAIWQGADDSTRFATQFEPDLWPYWKGRTKGSTNLSWWQPVVHALGFFPYILPPGETIRFAVAEVVGYGPGQKGDKIYKDLGGRVRAGADAGEYFSPVPSWYEQLAYPHLGSKGFIGSTYLSEHPLPWYVTPPVISIRDVADRAIELYTGRPLAKYDTLQYDPATAPPRGRYNTIPIPFPAPAIRVENTQSGANRIIWGNQVERFTSPRLRAPFSHYEVLRAPHPLGPWKVIDEVEPEDPRYFNPETGEYAILDPDSRPGETVAYAVVSVDEAGGRSGMTNLTIHETQAPAAQRLGKVYVIPNPLIVSSGLTGSDPRGDILDRIQFVGLTRRCTIRIYSYTGQLVRVIEHNQDAFGEPWYQLSINNQIVASGVYFFVVEDHETGERATGKFVVIH, encoded by the coding sequence ATGCGATCGATGAAATACATAGCCTGTGGCGTGCTCCTGTGCTATCTGGCGGTGGCTCAGGTAGCCGCGCAGGAGCGGCAGTGGCAGGTGCACCGCCGCGGTCTATTGCACCAGACGGTTTTCAACACGGGTGAGCTGGGCCGGCCGTACAGTGCGGGCGGGACGGTACCGGAGGGACGTCCTTCGCTGGAATGGCCTCCGAACTCCCGCCTCATTCTGGAGCGGCGCAATTATCCCGGCCACCACAACTCCTTTGGCAGCGGCATCTGGCTGGCGGCCACGACGCCTTCCGGGCGCCAGTATGCTTTCTGCGGGGCGGTCTCGAACACCAGCGGCGAGCCGGTGCCGGTCGTCGGGGTTTACAGCTTTCCGCTGGAAATCCGGCGCATCGAGAACTATCCCGTGCTGGCTTCGGGCGAGCTGAACCCCGCCTACAATCCCGACGAGGCCGAAGAGATCATCATTTCGCGATGGGATACGCCCGTGGGCATCCGGGTCACGCGGACCAGCCGCGCCTGGAGCTATCCGGGCTATGACAGCTTCATTATCTATGAGTATGAATTTCAAAATGTTACTCTAGATACACTGAAAGATGTTTTCATCACGTTTGCCGAGACCTTCGGGCCGTCGATGTTCGGCTGGCAGCGGAACTTCGGCGTCTGGTCGGAGGCTTCGCTGCGCGGGCAGCCGCCGGCAGGGACGGGGGATGTGTTCGCCCGTTTTGATCTGAAGCGCTGGCTGAGCTATGTCCACACGCGCGACGGTTTCCCGGAGCCCTTCTATTTCGAACAGTGGGCCCAGCCCGGCGATCGCGGCGGGCTGAATGCTCCGCAGGCCGTCGGTTTGATGGTGCTCCACTACGATTACGAGCATCTGGCCACACGGAATCAGACGCAGCAGGTTTTCCTGGTGCCGGCCGACAGTGCGGGCATGTGGGACGAAAACGGTAAGGCCAAGCAGCCCTTCATGCTCCGCTACGAGAACGGCAATCTCTACGAGACCAAGATCGGTCCCTGGATGGACCCCCTTCTGCGTCGCAAAACCGCCATCTGGCAGGGCGCAGACGATTCTACGCGGTTTGCCACGCAGTTCGAGCCGGATCTCTGGCCTTACTGGAAAGGACGTACAAAGGGCTCCACCAACCTGTCCTGGTGGCAGCCCGTCGTCCATGCGCTCGGTTTCTTCCCGTACATCCTGCCGCCGGGCGAAACGATCCGCTTCGCGGTGGCCGAAGTCGTCGGCTACGGGCCGGGACAGAAGGGCGACAAAATCTATAAGGACCTGGGCGGGCGCGTGCGGGCCGGTGCCGATGCCGGAGAATATTTCAGTCCCGTGCCCAGCTGGTACGAACAACTGGCGTATCCGCATCTGGGCAGCAAAGGATTTATCGGCAGCACCTATCTGTCGGAGCACCCGCTTCCCTGGTACGTGACGCCTCCGGTGATTTCCATCCGGGATGTGGCCGATCGCGCCATCGAACTCTACACGGGCAGGCCGCTGGCCAAGTACGATACGCTGCAGTACGATCCGGCCACGGCGCCCCCGCGGGGACGGTACAACACGATCCCGATTCCATTCCCGGCCCCGGCCATCCGGGTGGAAAACACCCAGTCCGGCGCCAACCGGATCATCTGGGGGAATCAGGTGGAGCGCTTCACTTCGCCCAGACTCCGCGCCCCCTTCAGCCATTACGAGGTGCTGCGGGCACCGCATCCGCTGGGGCCCTGGAAGGTGATCGACGAGGTCGAGCCCGAAGATCCGCGCTACTTCAACCCGGAGACCGGTGAGTACGCCATTCTCGACCCGGACAGCAGGCCGGGTGAAACCGTGGCGTATGCCGTGGTCTCGGTGGATGAAGCCGGCGGCCGAAGCGGCATGACCAATCTGACGATCCATGAAACCCAGGCACCGGCGGCCCAGCGGCTGGGCAAGGTGTACGTCATCCCGAACCCGCTGATTGTCAGCAGCGGGTTGACCGGCAGCGATCCACGGGGCGACATCCTGGACCGCATTCAGTTCGTGGGTCTGACGCGGCGGTGCACCATCCGGATCTACTCCTACACCGGCCAGCTCGTCCGCGTCATCGAGCACAACCAGGACGCCTTCGGCGAGCCGTGGTATCAGCTGTCGATCAATAACCAGATCGTCGCCTCCGGGGTGTACTTCTTCGTGGTAGAAGATCACGAAACGGGTGAACGGGCTACCGGCAAGTTTGTCGTGATTCACTGA